In the genome of Astatotilapia calliptera chromosome 18, fAstCal1.2, whole genome shotgun sequence, the window TGTAAACTTAGGGCAGAATGCCAGGCAGTTTAAGTATTAGACTACAATCAAGATACTCACGCTGTCGATGACAGTACTGCTCACAAGAGTCCATGCTGGTTGGATAGCAAACAGCTGTGGTGCAGTGGACgaacacctttttaaaaaaaaaaaaaaaaaaagtacatttggtcaagaaaacagtttctGTAAGGGAACCCAATTTAAATAAGCTCTGCTGTACCCTGTCTTGCTGTGGAAAGAAGTCGTTTGGATCCACAAATGTAAACATCTTTATGACAAAACGTTTGTGGTGCGTCGGGTACTGAAGCCCAGAGGAGCTGTCCACATGAACCACTGTGGTCAGGAATTTGTCATCATGGTATGGACACCTGCAGCCAAGAAGAATCCACCTTagcacaaaatacaaaaactgtaCAAAGTTGTATCTGATTGCTTTTATATACCCATTAAACAGAAGGTCCCACTGTGGCAGGCTGTCAGGATTTGGATTGGAAGTGGCCCAGCAGTGCTCTAAGTTCAGAATGATATTTGGGTCGGACCTTGCCAAGATGCGCACCTCAACATAGACGGGTTCCCGTAACACTTTGGTGATTGGGTAGTCTGACGGGGCATAGAAGGAGCTGTACGCTGCCACTTCTGCAAGTAGAGCAATAGTTTTAGTGCATACaagttcatttctgtactgCTTCTTAGGGGTTGTGTCACTCACCCTCCACACATCCTTTTGTGCGGCACTGTCCACTTCCCAGTCTGAGCTCCACTCTGAGAGGTCCTGCAGCAGCAACCGGTACGGGAGGAGGAACAGGGCTCACCTCCAGGATGAGAGCCTCTGTGGCTGTGCCGGAGTACCGACACTGGAACAGTAGCCTGTTGGCAGAGCACAACTTTGTGCTATTTAAGCAGTCAAAGGCCTACTTAAGTTTAAGAGTTAAATCATAGAATGAATGGAAATCAACTACAGGCTAATTGCTTTGTAGTGTGGCACGACAACAGAGGCACTGGTTCTAGATATTAGTCCAATAGGATCGACAGGTTCTCTTTCAAGTCCAACATGTACCCACTGAACTGCTTAAGCTTTTTGGAAATTATACCTTAAACATACACTATCAGAAGTATGAACCTTTTAGGGATGGCCGtcattttatttacagcacatttaaacaaaatttGGCAGTGCTTTAgaaacagtacatttacatCGCAGCTGCCAAAGGAGAAAAGTTTACAATACATGAAGCTAAAGGGGGTTTTATATAGAGTTgactcaaataaaaataaataatcagtgcttttgtgttgtcattgtgttcagaatttgccaATTAATGACTCAATTCCCATTTGACAGACTCACTCAAAATGGCTGTCCCTGGTGATTGAGCCTTTTAGGCCAACTCCTACTTCATATGAAGACGACATGTGGTTTtcataaacaacaaaaccatCCTCCTCCTGtgggaagaggggaaaaaaaatatgactaTGTTCAAGTGATGAATCCGATCAGATTgtattttcatattaaaaactGTCTAGATAACCCTCCACCTACCGTAACTGTGGTGCCACATGCTGTCACAGGGAACTGAAAGATGGCAAAGGCAGAGGTGCTGTCGACAGAGGTACAGAAGACATCGTCAGTCTCCAGCAGGTCGATTGAGTCCAGCTCTATAGGTGGCAGGGTGGCATCTCTAGCCACAACCACCACAAACTGGCCATCCCTGGTACACTGCACAGTCACTGGGAGACAAGACAATAGATGGGTGAAGGTCTGCTCAGTTTCACATGTCCACCAACAGGAAAAGAAACCTCACCGAAGCATAAATACCTGTTTTCCCATAGTAGCACCGTAGCCCATCAAAGCAGCAGTTCATtttttcacattgttcaggggtCAAATCTGGAGTCCCACACCGGAGCTTCTGAGCCTCCTCTACCAGGCATTTATCAAGAGGAGCTGCAGTTGGAGGGACATTTGACTGTTGTTGAAACCACTGAAAAGAATGAGAAGTTTGAGGTTTCTGCAGAGGAATCTTCCAGGAATGCTGCGCAgtaacacaacaaacacaaacaaccacAACACTAAACAGCAGCTTGAAAAACTTCATTATGGTGTTAATAACTAACTACACACTGGCCAAATCTACAACAACCACATCTATGGCTGGGATGCAGTCTTTATATGTGATTGATTGTGTGTAGTTCGCTATGAACACCGCCTCTCATTGTTAGTAGTCAATTGTGTGCCAGCCCTGCAGAGTTAATCAGCTGGGAGCTGACAGGTGGAGCTTATTGTCTGCTCATCTGTCTGAAAAGAAGTCATTACACGACTGCTGAGTCAAAgctgagtgattttttttatttatttctaaaggaGAATTAAAGAGGAAAGCTGTGAATGGAGTTTCTATTTGCAGTCAGTGAATTTTCCACAGCTGGGTCTGTTTACTCAGAGCTTGAACCTTTGCATGTTTACGCTGAATGTATTATTGTGACCCAACACAGTATTaatttttaaagtggaaaaCATGCTGTATCACACTGACATTTTCTACACTGTCTTCCTCTGTTACTACCAGTGTAAAAACTTTTTCCTTTCCATCTATTCAGATGTATGGGCGGTACACCCAGGAGCTGGGTGTGTTTGCCAAGGAGGAGGCGGAGCGCCTACGTGATGGAGGGGTGCGGGATGGCGGTGGCATGAGGAGGAACGCCAGCGTTCGTAGT includes:
- the LOC113010132 gene encoding zona pellucida sperm-binding protein 4-like — encoded protein: MKFFKLLFSVVVVCVCCVTAQHSWKIPLQKPQTSHSFQWFQQQSNVPPTAAPLDKCLVEEAQKLRCGTPDLTPEQCEKMNCCFDGLRCYYGKTVTVQCTRDGQFVVVVARDATLPPIELDSIDLLETDDVFCTSVDSTSAFAIFQFPVTACGTTVTEEDGFVVYENHMSSSYEVGVGLKGSITRDSHFELLFQCRYSGTATEALILEVSPVPPPVPVAAAGPLRVELRLGSGQCRTKGCVEEVAAYSSFYAPSDYPITKVLREPVYVEVRILARSDPNIILNLEHCWATSNPNPDSLPQWDLLFNGCPYHDDKFLTTVVHVDSSSGLQYPTHHKRFVIKMFTFVDPNDFFPQQDRVFVHCTTAVCYPTSMDSCEQYCHRQRRAVSAARKVSQSQRGLVSSGEVILTEKTTAALNAKLKG